A window of Phycobacter azelaicus contains these coding sequences:
- a CDS encoding ABC transporter permease: protein MRLEPIAAPSFGRRVLPPALAIGATFVVAALLAMIAGGNPFAVFGLIVKGAFGSKFAILETLNSATPLIFTGLAIAVAFRAKLWNIGAEAQLYAGAVLTVVLGTGALSLPAPLMLALCGLAAMLAGALILLGPALLKTRLGVDEVVTTLLFNFIFLLFVSYLLEGPLKDPMGMGWPKSARLIPEARLPRIVEGLRLHWGFALALIAAVAVWIINTRTTLGYEMRAVGQNAEAAAFAGIPVTKVILKTAVLSGGLAGLAGFSEVSGLKGSLTLDLSPGFGYTGIVVAMLALLHPLGVVVAALFVAAIFVGADSMSRAAGVPSYLADIMLASALLFMVLAILLTKFRVRRD from the coding sequence ATGCGGCTTGAACCCATTGCAGCGCCCTCTTTCGGGCGGCGCGTCTTGCCGCCCGCGCTGGCCATCGGCGCGACCTTCGTGGTGGCGGCGCTTCTGGCAATGATCGCGGGCGGCAATCCTTTTGCGGTCTTTGGCCTGATCGTGAAAGGCGCTTTCGGGTCGAAGTTCGCCATATTGGAGACGCTGAACAGCGCAACGCCGCTGATCTTTACCGGCCTTGCCATCGCGGTGGCCTTTCGCGCCAAGCTGTGGAACATCGGTGCCGAGGCGCAGCTTTATGCGGGCGCGGTGCTCACCGTGGTTCTGGGGACAGGTGCCCTGTCCCTGCCTGCGCCGCTGATGCTGGCGCTTTGTGGCCTTGCCGCGATGCTGGCCGGCGCGCTGATCCTCTTGGGGCCTGCGCTGCTCAAGACCCGGCTGGGCGTCGATGAGGTGGTGACGACGCTGCTGTTCAACTTCATCTTTCTGCTCTTTGTAAGTTACCTGCTCGAAGGGCCGCTGAAGGATCCCATGGGCATGGGCTGGCCGAAATCCGCGCGGCTGATCCCTGAGGCCCGCCTGCCCCGCATTGTTGAAGGGCTGCGCCTGCACTGGGGCTTTGCCCTGGCTCTGATTGCCGCTGTCGCCGTCTGGATCATCAACACGCGCACCACGCTCGGCTATGAAATGCGCGCCGTCGGCCAGAACGCCGAGGCCGCAGCTTTCGCAGGCATTCCGGTGACCAAAGTCATCCTCAAGACCGCGGTGCTATCCGGTGGCCTTGCCGGCCTTGCGGGATTTTCCGAGGTCTCGGGGCTCAAAGGCTCCCTCACGCTCGATCTGTCGCCCGGCTTTGGCTACACCGGCATCGTGGTCGCCATGCTTGCGCTCTTGCACCCCTTGGGCGTGGTCGTCGCGGCTCTGTTCGTGGCGGCCATATTCGTTGGCGCGGACAGTATGAGCCGCGCAGCAGGCGTGCCGAGCTATCTCGCCGATATCATGCTGGCTTCGGCGCTGTTGTTCATGGTGCTGGCAATCCTTCTCACCAAATTCCGCGTGCGGAGGGACTGA
- a CDS encoding ABC transporter permease, whose protein sequence is MDLIDILLSASFWAAAIRIASPLIFATIGELICERAGVLNLGIEGIMVAGAFAGWIAVWGGLPLWGGVAVALLTGMMLGLVHSIFSVPFGLSQHVVGVGLTLLATSLTFYTYRVVLPEVSSPPKITAFQPYEIPLLSDLPLVGPALFSQTPLTYAAFVLAGLTALVLYRTPLGLAVRAAGENPQAVAAQGLSVTAIRMGAVVVGSGFMAIGGAFLTLSAFDSFFFDMVNGRGWICIALVVFGAWKPGKAVLGAILFAAFDALQIRLQQTGIGAVVPYQVFLMMPYILSILALVVMSRRAEIPAALMVPFNKGER, encoded by the coding sequence ATGGACCTCATTGACATCCTATTGTCCGCCAGTTTCTGGGCCGCCGCCATCCGCATCGCCTCTCCCCTGATCTTTGCCACCATCGGAGAGCTGATCTGCGAGCGTGCAGGCGTTCTGAACCTCGGCATCGAAGGCATCATGGTCGCGGGCGCCTTTGCAGGCTGGATCGCCGTCTGGGGCGGACTGCCCTTGTGGGGCGGGGTTGCCGTGGCGCTGCTGACGGGCATGATGCTGGGGCTGGTGCATTCCATTTTCAGCGTTCCCTTTGGCCTCTCGCAGCATGTGGTGGGGGTTGGCCTCACGCTGCTGGCGACCTCGCTGACCTTCTATACCTACCGCGTGGTGCTGCCCGAAGTGTCATCGCCGCCCAAGATCACGGCCTTCCAGCCTTATGAGATCCCGCTTTTGTCTGATCTGCCACTGGTCGGCCCGGCGCTGTTTTCGCAGACACCGCTCACCTATGCGGCATTCGTGCTGGCCGGTCTGACGGCATTGGTGCTTTATCGCACGCCCCTTGGCCTTGCGGTGCGCGCCGCCGGAGAAAACCCGCAGGCCGTCGCCGCCCAGGGTCTGTCGGTCACCGCCATCCGCATGGGCGCGGTTGTGGTCGGCTCGGGCTTCATGGCCATCGGAGGCGCTTTCCTGACGCTTTCGGCCTTTGACAGCTTCTTTTTCGACATGGTCAACGGGCGCGGCTGGATCTGCATTGCGCTGGTGGTCTTTGGGGCCTGGAAGCCGGGCAAAGCGGTGCTGGGTGCAATCCTGTTCGCGGCCTTTGACGCGCTGCAGATCCGCCTGCAGCAAACCGGCATCGGCGCGGTTGTTCCTTACCAGGTTTTCCTGATGATGCCCTATATCCTGTCCATTCTGGCGCTGGTGGTGATGTCCCGCCGCGCCGAGATCCCGGCGGCGCTGATGGTGCCCTTCAACAAGGGGGAAAGATGA